A single region of the Phalacrocorax carbo chromosome 4, bPhaCar2.1, whole genome shotgun sequence genome encodes:
- the LOC104041383 gene encoding 5-hydroxytryptamine receptor 7, with product MLLRASPRRFLEHHLLFVENAEQQHPARKSLPNPFMTEEPSVPAEPDLLSSNLTNTTDCGEEILLYGDTEKIVIGVVLSIIILMTIAGNGLVIISVCIVKKLRQPSNYLVVSLAAADLSVAFAVMPFVTITDLVGGEWLFGKVFCNVFIAMDVMCCTASIMTLCIISVDRYLGITRPLTYPVRQNGKLMAKMVFIVWLLSASITLPPLFGWAKNVTVERVCLISQDFGYTVYSTGVAFYIPMAVMLVMYSRIYKAAKVSAEKHRFMNFPKHYEEEGVYCLEASSRSHQSSKRTKAVEECATLSKLLRQDRKNISIFKREQKAARTLGIIVGAFTFCWLPFFLMSTARPFICGIRCSCMPLRLERTLLWLGYTNSLINPLIYAFFNRDLRTTFWNLLRCRYRNINRRLSAASMHEALKATERHECIL from the exons ATGTTGCTAAGGGCCAGCCCCAGGCGGTTTCTGGAGCACCATCTTCTCTTTGTGGAGAacgcagagcagcagcacccgGCACGGAAATCGCTCCCAAACCCATTCATGACTGAGGAACCCTCCGTCCCAGCCGAGCCAGACCTGTTGTCCTCCAACCTCACTAACACGACAGACTGCGGCGAGGAGATCCTGCTCTATGGGGACACCGAGAAGATTGTCATCGGCGTGGTGCTCTCCATCATCATCCTCATGACCATCGCCGGCAACGGGCTGGTCATCATCTCCGTGTGCATTGTCAAGAAGCTCCGGCAGCCCTCCAACTACCTGGTGGTGTCCCTCGCAGCCGCAGACCTGTCGGTGGCCTTTGCTGTCATGCCCTTTGTGACCATCACAGACCTGGTGGGGGGAGAGTGGCTCTTTGGGAAGGTTTTTTGCAATGTGTTTATCGCCATGGACGTGATGTGCTGCACCGCCTCCATCATGACCTTGTGCATCATCAGCGTGGACAG gtaTCTGGGGATCACTCGGCCACTGACATACCCCGTGAGACAAAATGGGAAGCTGATGGCCAAGATGGTCTTCATCGTTTGGCTCCTGTCTGCCTCCATcacccttcctcctctttttggCTGGGCCAAGAACGTCACTGTGGAAAGAGTCTGTCTCATCAGCCAGGACTTTGGGTACACAGTCTACTCCACAGGCGTTGCCTTCTACATCCCCATGGCGGTCATGCTCGTCATGTACAGCCGGATCTACAAAGCTGCCAAGGTCAGCGCTGAGAAGCACCGCTTCATGAACTTCCCCAAGCATTATGAAGAGGAGGGCGTCTACTGCCTAGAGGCCTCCAGCCGGAGCCACCAGAGCTCCAAGCGTACCAAAGCGGTGGAGGAATGTGCCACGCTCTCCAAACTGCTCCGGCAAGACCGAAAGAATATTTCCATCTTCAAACGGGAGCAGAAGGCAGCCAGGACCCTCGGCATTATCGTGGGAGCGTTCACATTTTGCTGGCTTCCATTCTTCCTGATGTCAACGGCTCGGCCTTTCATCTGTGGCATCCGCTGCAGCTGCATGCCCCTGCGGCTGGAGAGGACTCTGCTCTGGCTGGGGTACACCAACTCCCTCATCAACCCCTTGatttatgctttctttaacCGAGACCTGAGGACTACTTTCTGGAACCTCCTGAGGTGCAGGTACAGGAACATCAACAGGAGGCTCTCCGCCGCCAGCATGCACGAGGCCCTGAAAGCCACAGAGCGGCACGAATGCATCCTGTAG